GCGGGATCGGCCACATCGTCGAGTATACCGGGTCCACGATTCGCGGGCTCTCGATGGAAGGCCGGATGACGGTCTGCAACATGACGATCGAGGGAGGAGCGCGGGCCGGCCTGATCGCCCCGGACGAGAAGACGTTTGCGTATCTGGAGGGCCGCCCCTACGCGCCCCAGGGCAAGGCATGGGACGAGGCCGTCGCCTACTGGAAGACGCTGCCGACGGATGCCGGCGCGACGTACGACACGCGCGTCCAGCTGGACGCCGCGACGCTCGAGCCGTTTGTGACGTGGGGCACGAATCCTTCGCAGTCGGAGCCGGTCACGGGCCGGGTGCCGGATCCTCTCGGCGCGCCCGATCCGCAGGCACGGGCCGCGATCGAACGCGCGCTTGCGTATATGGCGCTTCAGCCGGGGATCCCGATCCAGGACATCCAAGTCGACCGTGTCTTCATCGGTTCGTGCACGAACGCGCGGCTCGAGGATCTTCGCACGGCCGCGCGCGTCGTGGCTGGTCGAAAGGTGCACCCCAACGTGCGGGCCATGGTCGTCCCAGGGTCCCAGCAGGTCAAGGCGGACGCCGAACGAGAGGGTATCGACCGCGTCTTCAAGAGCGCCGGGTTCGAGTGGCGCGAGGCCGGATGCTCGATGTGCCTGGGGATGAACCCGGACGTGCTCGGCCCCGGCGAGCGCTGCGCATCGACGTCGAACCGGAACTTCGAGGGCCGGCAGGGACCGGGCGGCCGGACGCACCTGGTGAGCCCACCGATGGCGGCGGCGGCGGCGATCGCCGGCCATTTCGTAGACATCCGGGAGTGGAGGGCGTAGGGCGGCATGGATCGATTCAAGGCGCACACCGGCGTCGCGGTCCCGTTCGACCAGGCGGACGTCGATACCGACCTCATCATCCCCGCGCGGTACCTCAAGCGGATCGAGCGGACCGGGTACGGGGAGTTTCTCTTCTACAGCAAGCGGTTTCGCGCCGACGGAACGCCCAATCCCGAGTTTGTGCTCAACAAGCCCCAGTTTCGCGAGGGCACGGTGCTCGTGGCCGGCAGGAACTTCGGGTGCGGCTCCTCGCGGGAACACGCCCCGTGGGCGCTACAGGACTACGGATTCAAGGTCATCGTCGCGCCGTCGTTCGCGGACATCTTCAGCAACAACGCGGCACAGATCGGTCTCCTGACCATCGTCTTGCCGGAGGAACGGATCCGGCAGATCATGGATGCCGCCAGCACGCGGGAGGGGTACCAGCTCACCATCGATCTCGAGGCGCAGACGGTCACAGATGGGTTCGGACACACGGACACGTTCGAGATCGACGCGTTCAAGAAACACAGCCTGCTCAACGGGCTCGACGCCATCGGGCTCACACTGCAGCACGAGCCCGAGATCTCCCGCTTTGAGGCGGGCCGGCCGGGTTGGATGCCCCGGGTGACCGTCTGAGGGAGATCTTATCGGGCCGGCGCGGCGCCTTTTTGCTTCAGGTACTCAGCGAACCGCTCCCGCAGCACCTTCTTGTCGAACTTCCCGACGCTCGTCTTGGGCACCTCATCGATCAGGACCACATCGTCGGGCATCCACCAGGACGCGAACTTGCCCTTGAGATGATCGAGGATTTCCTCCTTGCTCACCGACTGGCCGGGCTTGACCACGATACACGCGAGGGGGCGCTCCAGCCACTTGGGGTGTGCGACCCCCACCACCGCCGCCTCCGCCACCTTGGGGTGGGCCATGATGGTGTTCTCCAGGTCGACCGTGGAGATCCACTCGCCGCCGGACTTGATGACGTCTTTCATCCGGTCGACGATGCGGAGATAGCCTTCGGCGTCGATCGTCGCGACGTCCCCGCTCTTATACCATCCGTGCTGAAACGTCTCGGCGCTGCGGGGGTCGCGGTAGTACTCGTCGGCGATCCACGGACCGCGCAGCCAGACCTCGCCCATCGTCGTGTCGTCCCACGGCACGTCGGCGCCGTCGAAGCCCACGACGCGCATCTCCAGCGCGGGAGCGAGCAGCCCCTGCTTGGCCTTGACCCCGTATTTGCGATCATCGTCCCAGTCCGCCATGTGACTCTTGAGCCGGGTGACATGCGTGAGCGGG
The nucleotide sequence above comes from bacterium. Encoded proteins:
- the leuC gene encoding 3-isopropylmalate dehydratase large subunit, yielding MTPRTVIDKVWDAHVVRSHAGEPDLLYVDLHLVHEVTSPQAFDGLRLHRRPVRRPDLTFATLDHNVPTTPRTEPITDPISKAQVEALERNCREFGIRLEGMRSQRQGIVHIIGPELGLTQPGLLLVCGDSHTATHGALGALAFGVGTSEVEHVLASQVLPQRRPKTMEIRIDGTLPLGTTPKDLILGVIRRFGVGGGIGHIVEYTGSTIRGLSMEGRMTVCNMTIEGGARAGLIAPDEKTFAYLEGRPYAPQGKAWDEAVAYWKTLPTDAGATYDTRVQLDAATLEPFVTWGTNPSQSEPVTGRVPDPLGAPDPQARAAIERALAYMALQPGIPIQDIQVDRVFIGSCTNARLEDLRTAARVVAGRKVHPNVRAMVVPGSQQVKADAEREGIDRVFKSAGFEWREAGCSMCLGMNPDVLGPGERCASTSNRNFEGRQGPGGRTHLVSPPMAAAAAIAGHFVDIREWRA
- a CDS encoding AMP-binding protein yields the protein YEALVAAADPMRQWPDLDEWDPAGMCFSSATTGLPKGVTYTHRALWLHSMNWGLADTAGISEGDTMLIVVPLFHANAWGLPFTGVWMGATQVLPGPRPDPKVFCELIQRERVTFAAGVPTVWMGVLALMEKDPYDLSSLTRIICGGSAPPRALIEAVEKRIGAQFLHAYGMTEATPLTHVTRLKSHMADWDDDRKYGVKAKQGLLAPALEMRVVGFDGADVPWDDTTMGEVWLRGPWIADEYYRDPRSAETFQHGWYKSGDVATIDAEGYLRIVDRMKDVIKSGGEWISTVDLENTIMAHPKVAEAAVVGVAHPKWLERPLACIVVKPGQSVSKEEILDHLKGKFASWWMPDDVVLIDEVPKTSVGKFDKKVLRERFAEYLKQKGAAPAR
- the leuD gene encoding 3-isopropylmalate dehydratase small subunit translates to MDRFKAHTGVAVPFDQADVDTDLIIPARYLKRIERTGYGEFLFYSKRFRADGTPNPEFVLNKPQFREGTVLVAGRNFGCGSSREHAPWALQDYGFKVIVAPSFADIFSNNAAQIGLLTIVLPEERIRQIMDAASTREGYQLTIDLEAQTVTDGFGHTDTFEIDAFKKHSLLNGLDAIGLTLQHEPEISRFEAGRPGWMPRVTV